A section of the Polynucleobacter sp. AP-Jannik-300A-C4 genome encodes:
- the flgB gene encoding flagellar basal body rod protein FlgB, producing MNAVPQYDPLTFGENALKLRTYRQQVLGNNLANSDTPGYKARDIRFADVLKAQLDGKTSSSAIGMATTHSAHIPGKVPQEDPRLLYRIPNQPSMDGNTVDADVELTEFTKNSVFTESALNMLGSTIRGRMSAITGQPS from the coding sequence ATGAACGCTGTACCGCAATACGACCCTTTAACTTTCGGCGAAAACGCACTAAAACTGCGTACGTATCGCCAGCAAGTGCTTGGGAACAATTTGGCAAACTCCGATACTCCTGGCTACAAAGCTAGAGATATCCGCTTTGCTGACGTATTGAAGGCGCAGCTAGATGGCAAAACATCCTCTAGTGCTATTGGAATGGCAACAACGCATTCAGCCCACATTCCTGGCAAGGTGCCCCAAGAAGATCCTCGCTTGCTCTACCGCATCCCAAATCAGCCTTCGATGGATGGCAATACGGTTGATGCTGACGTTGAGCTCACTGAATTTACTAAGAACTCAGTATTTACTGAGTCAGCACTCAATATGTTGGGTAGCACAATTCGTGGTCGTATGTCTGCAATTACAGGTCAACCTTCATGA
- a CDS encoding carbonic anhydrase translates to MNKKIKLSISLFALALSYAISSSAIASDAPAPAASADKPKASTTATAASSSSDDDMSKALLNKINKGSGDIVIRTGDLPASNTTAQSKPESKPKATKAAAKAVEKDHHDVHWSYVDGPGGPENWGNLSKDNLACLKGKTQSPININVDRAVKAELTPLEFLYRPSQLAIVDNGHTIQVNYGEGSNLIADGRQYRLVQFHFHKPSEEAINGERTDMVAHLVHQHHDGSLAVVGVLMTTKPPAASKKYWWGSDEVKENGLIQTLWNNVPLIKGKSEAPGVVIDVNQILPADKSYFTYMGSLTTPPCSENVLWFVMKNPIYVSEEQVKNFDRIYPMNARPLQPKGDRLVKETKAN, encoded by the coding sequence ATGAATAAAAAAATCAAACTATCTATTTCATTGTTTGCACTTGCGTTGTCATATGCAATCAGTTCAAGTGCCATTGCTAGTGATGCACCGGCTCCTGCCGCAAGTGCTGATAAGCCTAAAGCTTCAACCACGGCCACAGCAGCTTCATCATCTAGTGATGACGATATGAGCAAGGCGCTCTTAAATAAGATTAATAAGGGTTCTGGCGATATTGTTATACGAACTGGCGATCTTCCAGCTAGCAATACCACTGCGCAATCTAAGCCTGAAAGTAAGCCAAAGGCAACTAAGGCAGCGGCTAAGGCGGTTGAAAAGGATCATCACGACGTGCATTGGTCCTATGTTGATGGTCCTGGCGGCCCAGAAAACTGGGGTAATTTAAGTAAAGACAATTTAGCTTGCTTAAAAGGTAAGACTCAATCACCTATCAATATCAATGTTGATAGAGCGGTGAAAGCAGAGCTCACACCTTTAGAGTTTCTTTATAGACCTTCTCAACTCGCCATCGTCGATAACGGCCATACGATTCAGGTGAATTACGGTGAAGGCAGTAATTTGATTGCTGATGGTCGTCAGTACAGATTAGTTCAATTCCACTTCCATAAGCCCAGTGAAGAGGCGATCAATGGCGAGCGTACTGATATGGTGGCCCATTTAGTCCACCAGCACCATGATGGAAGTTTGGCAGTAGTTGGCGTATTAATGACTACAAAACCACCCGCAGCAAGCAAAAAGTACTGGTGGGGAAGTGACGAGGTTAAGGAAAATGGACTCATTCAGACGCTTTGGAATAATGTCCCACTGATTAAAGGTAAGTCAGAAGCGCCTGGAGTGGTGATCGATGTAAACCAGATTCTGCCGGCTGATAAGAGTTATTTCACCTATATGGGTTCGCTTACAACCCCACCTTGCAGCGAGAATGTACTGTGGTTTGTGATGAAAAACCCAATTTATGTCAGCGAAGAGCAGGTCAAAAACTTTGATCGCATTTATCCAATGAATGCCCGCCCATTGCAGCCAAAGGGTGATCGTTTAGTAAAAGAAACCAAAGCTAACTAA
- the flgC gene encoding flagellar basal body rod protein FlgC — translation MSLLGAFNIGSTGLTAQAMRLNVTASNIANAESVSGPDGRPYRARQVEFTAITKPGSPGSGVEVSKVLESDAPLRMEYRPGHPKANAAGYVEMPNVNPVEEMVNMISASRSYQMNVEAMNVSRQLMLKTLDLGK, via the coding sequence ATGAGTTTATTAGGCGCATTTAATATCGGCTCGACTGGCCTCACAGCTCAAGCAATGCGCTTGAATGTGACTGCATCCAATATTGCCAATGCTGAAAGTGTCTCTGGACCGGATGGTCGCCCATACCGAGCAAGACAAGTGGAATTTACAGCGATCACTAAGCCAGGGTCTCCTGGATCTGGAGTTGAGGTTAGCAAAGTGTTGGAGAGCGATGCCCCACTAAGAATGGAGTATCGCCCAGGTCATCCAAAGGCAAATGCTGCTGGCTATGTGGAGATGCCAAACGTCAACCCAGTAGAAGAGATGGTGAATATGATTTCTGCATCACGTTCATATCAAATGAATGTGGAAGCAATGAATGTATCTAGGCAATTGATGTTGAAGACCCTAGATTTAGGTAAGTAA